A window from Mangifera indica cultivar Alphonso chromosome 2, CATAS_Mindica_2.1, whole genome shotgun sequence encodes these proteins:
- the LOC123209519 gene encoding receptor-like protein 7 produces the protein MMSWKEDKDCCLWDGVTCDSLTGHVIDIDLSCARLHGSFPSNTSLFLLNHLQRLNLAYNDFNLSHISLDFHRLSSLTHLNLSCSNFFGQIPSEITHLSKLIVLDVSQNYEFSIETNTLKGLVQNLTKLAVLHLDYVNMSTVVPSCLMNLSFSLCFLSLSSCELQGNFPNSIFHLPSLKTLNLAYNYNLTSVLPMFNWSSPLEFLDVSSTAFSGELPSSLGNLKYLTHFDASDCDLYGVLPVSLGNLSNLNHLSLSSNNFGGQVPNMILNMSHLFDLDFSLNQLTGPIPSHVNTFGTLVYISLYSNSFNGSLPSWLFTLPSLQFVDLSFNELTGTINEFHSKSLESLYLDGNRLHGSVPSSMFELINLTTLVLSLDNSSAIDLHLFSKLKKLRELDFSRVNLSLSTSFKGNFSFLQLTTLRLSACNLREFPDILRKLDQLRWLDLSENRIHGRIPKWMWNIGKESLHWLNLSYNFLTTLDHIPWKNLQYLDLRSNSIQAPFPIAPPYLKFLSLSNNNLTGEIPQLCNMSILQVVDLSNNNLNGTIPECMVNSSSLHVLDVQKNRLHGDIPRAFATGNNLKTLNFNGNGLEGPIPQSLVNCSRLEVLDLGNNNINDSFPYWLGDLPKLQVLVLRFNNFYGSDWGSSKFNSGFSVLRILDLSHNNFNGYLSVRFFENLKAMMNLDEEKKKLNYMGDSYYQDSLEMVVKGFGIHLEKILTTFTTIDFSNNCFHGEIPSSIGKLHSLRLLNLSQNSLTGHIPSSLGDLIALEALDLSSNKLVGVIPRELVSLTFLAKLNLSKNQLVGPIPQANQFNTFENDSYIGNPGLCGFMLSKKCNIDEATQPQSSIFHGEKLKISGWCEWKFVMMGYGCGLPLGLFIGYQVLTTGKLQWLLRMINKGTKRCERTRRRNKKTKQKLVSS, from the coding sequence ATGATGTCTTGGAAAGAGGATAAGGATTGCTGCTTATGGGATGGTGTCACATGTGATTCTTTAACAGGCCATGTGATTGATATCGACCTTAGTTGTGCCCGACTTCATGGAAGTTTTCCTTCAAACACCAGTCTTTTCCTTTTAAATCATTTGCAAAGGCTAAACTTAGCTTATAATGATTTCAATCTTTCTCATATTTCTCTTGATTTTCATCGTTTGTCTAGTTTGACACATCTTAATCTCTCGTGCTCAAACTTCTTTGGTCAAATTCCTTCTGAAATCACCCACTTGTCTAAATTGATTGTGCTTGATGTTTctcaaaattatgaattttcaattgaaaCAAATACCTTAAAGGGGTTAGTTCAAAATTTGACCAAATTAGCAGTACTTCATCTTGATTATGTTAACATGTCTACTGTAGTACCAAGTTGCTTAatgaatttatctttttctttatgttttttgaGTCTTTCTTCTTGTGAATTGCAAGGAAATTTTCCAAATAGCATCTTCCACCTaccaagtttaaaaaccctTAATTTAGCATACAATTACAACTTGACAAGTGTTTTACCTATGTTTAATTGGAGTAGCCCCCTTGAATTTTTGGATGTGTCTTCCACAGCTTTTTCAGGAGAATTACCAAGTTCTCTTGGAAATCTCAAGTACTTGACACATTTTGATGCCTCAGACTGTGATCTCTATGGGGTATTACCTGTCTCACTTGGAAACCTTTCAAACCTTAATCATTTGAGCCTTTCATCTAACAATTTTGGAGGTCAAGTTCCTAATATGATTTTGAACATGAGTCATCTTTTTGATTTAGACTTTTCATTGAATCAATTAACTGGTCCAATTCCTTCTCATGTAAATACATTTGGAACTTtagtttatatttctttatatagTAATTCTTTCAATGGGTCTTTGCCATCTTGGTTATTCACACTACCTTCGTTACAATTTGTGGACTTGAGTTTTAACGAATTAACAGGCACTATAAATGAATTTCATAGTAAATCATTGGAAAGTCTTTATTTAGATGGCAATCGATTGCACGGATCAGTTCCAAGTTCAATGTTTGAACTTATTAATTTAACTACTCTCGTTCTTTCTTTGGACAATTCGAGTGCTATTGATCTTCACTTGTTTTCAAAGCTTAAGAAACTTAGAGAGCTTGACTTTTCTCGAGTCAATCTATCTTTGAGCACCTCATTCAAAGGTAACTTTTCTTTTCTACAACTCACCACGTTGAGATTATCTGCTTGTAACTTGAGAGAGTTCCCTGATATTTTACGAAAATTAGATCAATTGCGTTGGCTAGACCTTTCTGAAAATAGAATCCATGGCCGGATTCCTAAGTGGATGTGGAACATTGGAAAGGAAAGTTTGCACTGGTTAAATCTTTCCTACAACTTTCTTACAACCTTAGATCACATTCCATGGAAAAATCTTCAATATCTAGACCTTCGTTCTAACTCCATTCAAGCACCATTTCCAATTGCACCTCCTTACTTAAAGTTTCTTTCATTGTCAAACAACAATTTGACAGGAGAAATACCTCAGTTGTGCAATATGAGTATATTACAAGTTGTAGATCTTTCAAATAATAACTTGAATGGTACGATTCCCGAATGCATGGTAAACTCCAGTAGTCTTCATGTCTTGGATGTACAAAAAAATAGACTGCATGGAGACATTCCTAGAGCATTCGCAACAGGCAATAATTTGAAGACACTTAACTTCAACGGTAATGGACTTGAAGGGCCAATCCCACAAAGTTTGGTTAATTGTTCAAGGCTTGAAGTTTTAGATCTTGGAAACAACAACATAAATGATAGCTTCCCCTATTGGTTGGGAGATCTTCCCAAGTTGCAGGTTCTTGTTCTTCGTTTCAACAACTTTTACGGTTCTGATTGGGGTTCTTCTAAATTTAATAGTGGTTTCTCAGTATTGAGAATTTTAGATCTCTCACACAACAATTTTAATGGCTATTTGTCAGTAAGGTTTTTTGAGAATCTAAAAGCTATGATGAAtcttgatgaagaaaaaaagaaattgaattatatgGGTGATTCATATTATCAAGATTCCCTGGAGATGGTAGTTAAAGGTTTTGGAATCCATCTGGAGAAAATTCTTACTACTTTTACTaccattgatttttcaaacaattGCTTTCATGGAGAAATTCCAAGCTCAATTGGAAAACTTCATTCACTTCGACTCCTCAATCTCTCTCAAAATAGTCTAACTGGTCATATTCCATCGTCATTGGGAGACTTAATTGCACTCGAAGCTTTAGATCTATCTTCAAACAAGCTTGTTGGAGTAATTCCAAGGGAATTGGTAAGTTTGACCTTTCTAGCAAAGTTAAACTTATCAAAAAATCAACTTGTGGGACCTATTCCTCAAGCGAACCAATTCAACACCTTTGAAAATGATTCATACATTGGAAACCCAGGATTGTGTGGATTTATGTTGtcaaaaaaatgtaatattgaTGAGGCAACACAACCACAATCATCAATATTCCATGGTGAAAAGCTCAAAATTTCAGGATGGTGTGAATGGAAGTTTGTTATGATGGGATATGGATGCGGACTACCCCTCGGCCTATTTATAGGATATCAAGTCCTCACAACAGGAAAATTGCAGTGGCTTCTAAGGATGATTAATAAAGGTACTAAGAGATGTGAGAGGACTAGAAGACGTAATAAGAAGACTAAGCAAAAGTTGGTCTCTTCATAA
- the LOC123201857 gene encoding disease resistance protein RPS5-like, producing the protein MGCNNTFIIGTLSKQESRALFKELVVMNVENYIISSIAREVTAECDGLPIAIVTVAKALKNKDMYVWLDALQQLKRSTSTNIERMHENVISSLELSYTFLESEAKSIFLFCSVFPEDFRIPFEVLVSYLTGLRLFKDLETIKDIRVRTHAIKSNLISSFLLIEHEKYENHVKMHDVIHDVAHMIACKHNPTFLVKAGISLEEWPQRDTFEDLTSISLMSNDIKEILK; encoded by the coding sequence ATGGGCTGTAATAATACATTTATCATTGGAACTTTGTCAAAACAAGAGTCACGGGCGCTATTCAAGGAACTTGTTGTAATGAATgtagaaaattatattataagctCAATTGCAAGAGAAGTAACTGCTGAATGTGATGGTTTGCCAATTGCAATTGTGACTGTAGCCAAGGCACTTAAGAACAAGGACATGTATGTGTGGCTCGATGCCTTACAACAGCTTAAAAGGTCAACATCAACAAATATTGAAAGGATGcatgaaaatgtaatttcatCCTTGGAGTTGAGTTACACTTTTCTTGAAAGTGAGGCAAAATCTATCTTCTTATTTTGCTCTGTATTTCCTGAAGATTTCAGAATTCCTTTTGAAGTCTTAGTGAGTTACTTAACAGGTTTGAGATTGTTCAAAGACCTGGAGACAATTAAGGATATTAGGGTCAGAACACATGCTATTAAAAGTAACCTTATCTCTTCTTTTCTATTGATTgaacatgaaaaatatgaaaatcatgtcaaaatgcATGATGTAATTCACGATGTTGCACATATGATAGCATGCAAACACAACCCTACTTTCTTGGTGAAGGCTGGTATTAGTTTGGAAGAGTGGCCGCAAAGAGATACATTTGAAGATCTCACAAGTATCTCATTGATGTCAAATGATATTAAAGAGATACTGAAGTGA